TATTTCGTCGCTTTAGTCAGCGATATCACGGATCGAATGAAGAGCTCGGAGCGTCTGAGGAAGTCCTTGCATGCCACCGTCCATGCCATTGCCGTGACCGTCGAGACGAAAGACCCCTACACCGCCGGCCATCAGCGCCGGGTGGCGGATCTGGCCGGAAGCATAGCCGTAGAAATGGGCCTGTCCGGCGATCAGATCGAGGGGATCCGTATGGCTGCGGTCATCCACGACATCGGCAAGATCTCCGTTCCGACCGAGATTCTAAGCTCGCCCCGGAAATTGTCGGCGGCCGAATTCAGCCTCATCAAAACGCACGTCGGATCAGGTTATGAGATTTTGAAAGACGTCGAATTTCCATGGCCTATAGCGAGAATGGTCCTGGAGCATCATGAGCGCATCGACGGATCCGGATACCCGGAGGGGCTGACCCGAGACGAAATTCTCATCGAGTCGCGGGTTATAGCGGTCGCCGACGTGGTCGAGGCCATGGCGTCCAACCGCCCTTATCGACCGTCCGTAGGGATCGATTTTGCCTTGGAAGAGATCACCAAGAACAAAGCGGTTTTCTATGATCCCGAAGTGGTGGATGCCTGCCTGCGCTTGTTCAAGGAAAAGGGCTATCGTTTGATATCGTAGCGAGCGGCTATTTCGCGGCCCTGCGATACCGTATCAGCGCCGAATCGGGCTGCTTGGCCAGCGCAACCTCGAATCCCTCGGCCATCAATTGGCCGCCGGCGATCGCCTCGATCTTGCCCGTATCCAGATTCGCGACTTCGTAGCTCGCCCCGCCCTCCAGCCCTTTGAGCCGCAGCGTGATCTTGCCCTCTTTGCTCTCGGGCCGCTTCAGCACGACCAGCAAGCCTTCGCCGCTCTCCGGCAGATCCAACTGATAGGCCAGCCAGGCGTCCTTGGCCTGGGAGTATTTCGTCAGGGGATAATAATCGCCGTAGAAATACTTCCGGATGCCCAAATACTGCGCGATCTGCGCCTTGGCCGCGGCCGCCGTCTCGTCGTCGTCCTTCTCCGGCAGCTTGACGTTCAGCCCAGCGGTCATGGCGCTGCGCCATTCGTACTCGCTGCCCTTCGCCATCACGGCGCCGTCGGACATGTTGAGCGGCACCCACGACAGCAGCCCGAAGGTGTGGCACTGGCGATGGATGGCGTCCTGCGGCCAGTCGGTCCGCCACAGGGCCGTGGCCCGCCCGATGGTTTCCAGGTCGATCCGCCGCCCGCCGCTCGAGCAGTTGTCGATGGCCAGCCCGGGATGCCTCGCCAGCAACTCGTCCCACATGGCGTAGAGCCCCTCGATCCAGCGGATCTCGGTCATCCCCACGCGGTCGGGCGTGTCGGCCTCCTGCCAGTATTCGTAAGGCGAGATGTTGAAATCCTCCCGGTACCAATCCAGCCCGAACTCGTCGATCCGGTCCGAGAGCCAGTCGGTCAGGAACTTCCGGGCCTCCGGATTACCCATGTTCCAGAGCATGTCGTTCTCGGCGATCTGGCTGCGCCGGCTTTCCCACAGCACCCAGCGCGGGTCCTCGTGCGGCGCCTTCCAGTCCATGTTGTGCTGCTTGTATTCAGACGTCCCGCCCTTGAGCTCGAGCAGCCAGCCGGGCTTGCTTAAAAAGCCGGCCCACTCCGTGCCCCGGCAGACCCGCTGCGGCTCGAGCCATAGCAAAAACTTCTTCCCCGCCTGGTGCAACGGCCCGCTGATG
This portion of the Candidatus Aminicenantes bacterium genome encodes:
- a CDS encoding alpha-galactosidase, with the translated sequence GATSELAAMAPLGKLFSFTYGERPSSDFLAQWKQTSVSSTGQDGRTILTKTFTDPATGLQVRAEGVVFPDFPAVEWVMHFKNTGTTDSPILENVLPLDSEISVSGRPGVPVLHYAKGALCSIDDFAPVEKTFEPGAALHLQPGGGRSSSEVMPFFNLDLGGEGMILGVGWTGEWAATFTRDGGDRMRIESGLAETHLKLHPGEEIRTPRMLAMFWQGEAVRGNNLLRRFLLAHLRAQQGGKPIVLPVLLAGWGGSPATDHLKAIERIEKRQLPIDLYWIDAEWFGGAPWWKNPGNWAVRKDLYPQGLKAISGPLHQAGKKFLLWLEPQRVCRGTEWAGFLSKPGWLLELKGGTSEYKQHNMDWKAPHEDPRWVLWESRRSQIAENDMLWNMGNPEARKFLTDWLSDRIDEFGLDWYREDFNISPYEYWQEADTPDRVGMTEIRWIEGLYAMWDELLARHPGLAIDNCSSGGRRIDLETIGRATALWRTDWPQDAIHRQCHTFGLLSWVPLNMSDGAVMAKGSEYEWRSAMTAGLNVKLPEKDDDETAAAAKAQIAQYLGIRKYFYGDYYPLTKYSQAKDAWLAYQLDLPESGEGLLVVLKRPESKEGKITLRLKGLEGGASYEVANLDTGKIEAIAGGQLMAEGFEVALAKQPDSALIRYRRAAK